In the Catenovulum adriaticum genome, CTGCTGTATTTTCTCCGGCCAGTTTTGATTCATATAAATAATCAATATCATGATCCTGACTGTCGGTTAGGTTTAATATATCTGCGACAAATGTCCATTTATCATAAGCGTAACCCGCTCGTAAATTCATAATTGAACTGCTGCCAGAATAAACTGATGCGTCTTCGTTTAGTGGACGCTCGCCAAAGTGTCGCAAACGCACGCTGCCAAATAAACCATTATCAAATTTAGCATTTAAACCGGCTTGTAAAACATGCTCAATAGCACCAGGAATATGATTTCCTTCAGGTGCATTTTGTGAAAATTCAGCATCCGTGTAAGCATACTCAAAGTCAGCGCTCAATTGTTCTGAAAAATAATAGTAAGTGGTGATCTCTAGCCCTTTTCTTTCAGAGCCTCGGCTCGCTTCGGTATTACCGGCATCACCCACAAATAAAAGCTCGCTGTCTAATTCCAGTGACCAAAGCGCCACTGAGGTATTTAATTTTTCAGTAATAAAACCCCGTAAACCGGCTTCGTAGCCAAACGAGCGCACTAAAGGATCAACTTGTGAAACCGCACTGGCATCACTTGGATCAACCTGAATCGTAGTGCCACGCGCATCATTTGAATGAAAGCCTTGTCCGGCTGATAAATAGGTTTCCCAGTCATCTGATAAGGTGTAAATCAAACTACCTTTAAACGAGGCCAAGCTATCATCTTGCTCACCACTATTTGCTGATAAATCGACACCGTTTTGGTTGGTTCCGGCTAAATCTTTCACTTCAAAATCATAATAATCAGCACGGGCACCAAAAACAGAGCGTAAATTATCACTCCAGCTAATACGGTTTTCCCAGTACACCGCCGTACTTAGCTCTTTTACTGCGTCTTTGCGTACTACGCCTAATCGATTGCGTTGTTGAGTGTGGTATAAGCCAACTTCGTCGATATCATCGTATCTGATCTCAGCGCCAATTTTATTGCTCATATCTAGCCCTGCAATTTTACTGTGCTCAATAAAATGAAGTTGACCACCAAAAATATTTCGTTTGTCTACTTGCTCAAACTGATCACCGTTATCCTCATCTTCTAAAAAGTAAGTAAAATTTGACCAGAGTTTCATATCGTACTGGATTGCATAAGCACTCGCGTGCCAGTGTTTATTTTGCCAGTCTACATTTAAACTATAGCGGCTGGATTCACCGCCTAGTGAGTTATCCAGCGAGCCTAACTCACTAATTAAATCTTGTTCAACCGCGCGAGAGGGAATTTGGTCTGCACTGTTCCAGCTGTTATCGTAACCCATAAAACTAAAACTGAGTTGTCCGTCAGCCAAAGGTTGGGCATATTTAACTAACAAGTTAGTTTTGCTTAAATCTTCATCTATATCAGACCAAGGCCCTTCGTTTTCATTGTATTCAACGGCTGCTAAAATATGGCCATTGGCAAGTTCTGAGCTATCCATTGCAAGCAGTCTAAGGAAGTTGTTTTCACCTAAAGTAATTTCAGCTTCTCCATTATCGACTTGGCTAGATGTAAACATTTGAGCGCTACCAGCCCCGCTAAAGTCACCTACATCGGCGTAATAACCGCCTTTTTTATAGCTGAGTTTTTCAATGGTTTCCGGAATAATAAAATTTAAATCTGTATAACCTTGACCATGCCCGTGGGTTCGCATATTAATCGGCATACCGTCGATAGACGTAGAAAAATCGGTACCATGATCTAAGTTAAACCCACGTAAAAAATATTGATTTGCTTTGCCGGTTCCGCTGTGTTGAGTTACCACCATGCCGGGCACAAACTCAAGTACATCGCCGGTTCTTAACATAGGTCTAAGTTCAATTTCTTGTTTACCGACAATCCCTTGTGACGCAGATATAGCTTCGCCAATTAGGTTCATTTTTCGGCCTTCTATTTCAATCACTTCTTTTTCTGGTACATCAGCAAAAGCGGGAGCTGTAAGCGTACTTAATAAAATCACTGAGAGCTTTTTCATTTTTAATTCCTTTATAAGTGATATAATTTGCAGATTGACTCGTATTAGTTTCATTATCTAACAGGATTTAAAAACCGATAAGGGCTAGGTTTTATGAAAAATTTGGGTAAGGGGCTCAGTCAGTGGTTTGGCAATCGTCGCCAACAAACACAGGTGCCAACCTTAGGCGCACGCGAAATCGAAGTTTTACAAATATTATGGCAACAGGGTGAGTTGTCGGCTCAACAAGTATTAGATTATATTGAAACTGAAAAGATTAGTTTGAGTACTATGCAAAGCACACTTGAACGTTTGCACCGTAAAACTTTATTAAACCGTAAAAAATCAGGCCGTTATTTTTTATACACTGCAAGCGTGTCGCAAAGCTCAATTATTAGCAGTTTATTACAAGATATAGCCAGTCAAATAAGCGATGGTGATATGGCACCTATGATTTCTGGTTTTATGGAATTTGTGGCTGGCGAATCTCCCGAGTCATTAAAGCAGGTTCAGCAAAGTTTAAGTGCTGAGAATAAGCCTAAAGGAAAATAATTTGTTGTTTTTGATCGCCAGTATTTTATTTGTTTGGGTTACTTTTTTTGTTTTTAATAGTTTGGTCTTTAGCTTTTTTTACGGCTTTTTTAATCAATCTATCCAATATTTACCCGTTAACCAAAGGCTGAGACTACGTTTATTTTATGGGTTACTGCCGGTGGTTATTTCCAGCTTGGCATTGTTTTTATTTACCCAACCTGAATTGATAAAAAACTGGGTGGTAGGGCATTGTCACGACAATGTTTGTGCTCCGCATTGGCTACATATTGATG is a window encoding:
- a CDS encoding TonB-dependent receptor, with protein sequence MKKLSVILLSTLTAPAFADVPEKEVIEIEGRKMNLIGEAISASQGIVGKQEIELRPMLRTGDVLEFVPGMVVTQHSGTGKANQYFLRGFNLDHGTDFSTSIDGMPINMRTHGHGQGYTDLNFIIPETIEKLSYKKGGYYADVGDFSGAGSAQMFTSSQVDNGEAEITLGENNFLRLLAMDSSELANGHILAAVEYNENEGPWSDIDEDLSKTNLLVKYAQPLADGQLSFSFMGYDNSWNSADQIPSRAVEQDLISELGSLDNSLGGESSRYSLNVDWQNKHWHASAYAIQYDMKLWSNFTYFLEDEDNGDQFEQVDKRNIFGGQLHFIEHSKIAGLDMSNKIGAEIRYDDIDEVGLYHTQQRNRLGVVRKDAVKELSTAVYWENRISWSDNLRSVFGARADYYDFEVKDLAGTNQNGVDLSANSGEQDDSLASFKGSLIYTLSDDWETYLSAGQGFHSNDARGTTIQVDPSDASAVSQVDPLVRSFGYEAGLRGFITEKLNTSVALWSLELDSELLFVGDAGNTEASRGSERKGLEITTYYYFSEQLSADFEYAYTDAEFSQNAPEGNHIPGAIEHVLQAGLNAKFDNGLFGSVRLRHFGERPLNEDASVYSGSSSIMNLRAGYAYDKWTFVADILNLTDSQDHDIDYLYESKLAGENTAVEDIHYHVFEPRQVRFSVSYQL
- a CDS encoding BlaI/MecI/CopY family transcriptional regulator, which produces MKNLGKGLSQWFGNRRQQTQVPTLGAREIEVLQILWQQGELSAQQVLDYIETEKISLSTMQSTLERLHRKTLLNRKKSGRYFLYTASVSQSSIISSLLQDIASQISDGDMAPMISGFMEFVAGESPESLKQVQQSLSAENKPKGK